The nucleotide sequence CGGCCACGAAACCAACGGTGTTGAGAAGAGCCAGAAGAAGCGGAGACTGCGTGGGCGACACGGAAATCCCCTCCTTCCTGTTTTTCTCTGAGTATAGCATAACCAGGAAACGGTCTTCATCTGCGAGGTGCAGGTTTCCAGGCAACGAACCCGGTACCCTTGAGGATTCCCTCTCCCAGTTGTTCCTTGCCGCTACAAGGGGCCAAGAACTCGAGACAATGCAGAGAAAACAACAGGGCTAAATCTTCACTCCACAAGCACAAGCCCGTAGTAGTTCGCCCTGCACTCAAAGGAGCGGACGACTTCGATGGGGAAGCCCAATTTACGTACCGTGGCGTATACATCGATGCCACAGGCTTCCATGGAAGGACGGGCGAGTTCTGGATGGCGGCAAGGGTACGTTCGGGGACAAGGGTCGCAGAGCTCACAAGGTCCAGAGGGCATAGCAAAGGCTTTGTAGTACCCGGAAAGGAAGAGTTCTCGCTCGAGCTCTGCGCAGGTTCTTCGCAAATCCTGCCAGGTCTCGGGTTGCCAGAGGAGAACGGCAAGGTGGTACGAGTCAAGGATTTTGCGTGTCTCGGAAGGCTTGGGACTGTACGGGGGACAGGTGAGGCAGAGGTTGAAACCGTCGCATCCGTACTGGCACTTCAGGCGAACCCATTCCCCGGTAACAACTTCGCGAGGGTCAAGGAGCACAAAGTCCCGTACTTTCCCAGAGAGAAAGCTGGCGAGAAACTTTCCAAGGCCTTCACTGTCCATGAACTTTCTCCCTCCTCAGGAGAAGGCTCAAAATAACCCCCAAAAGACTTGCACACCCTGAAACGAAAAAGCTCACCGTGTGTCCTCCGGTTAAGTCCTGACTCAGACCCCCGAGGAGAGGACCAATAACGCCTCCCACCCCCAGGCGGTGAAGAGGATTCCATAGTTTGCCCCGAGGTTCCTGAGGCCAAAGTAGTCAGCGCAGGCAGCAGGGAACATGGCGAGCATCCCTCCAAAGGTGAAACCAACGAGGCTTTTCCCGATGAGGAGAAGAGCAGGGTTTATGAGGTTTTCGAAAGCGAAAAAGGTTACCGTTTGAATGAAAAATACAAAGCTCAGGGTCTTGCCTCTTCCCCAACGGTCGGACAGAGGCCCGAAGCTGAGTCGGCCAAGGAAATTGGCTACTGCGTATAGAGCAACTGGGACAAAACCGTACTCAAGACCAGCGATTTCCTCGGCGATTCGGGGCATCTGCCCGATGACGAGGAGTCCTGCGAGGGTGCCGAGGAGAAAGAGGACCCAGAGGAGCACGAACGCTCTGGTCTTCACCATCTCTTTAGGAGTGAAATCCTTTGAAGTCCTTGGCACGACGTGCCTTTTGCCGAAAGAAAGGGTGAGAGGAGTCCAGGACGGGGGAGGATTGGTGATGAGGAAGGAGAGGGCGAAAACGGCTCCAGCAAAGAGGCAACCAAAAATGAGAAAGGCATGGGGGATACCGTAGCGTCTGATAATGGTTTCGGCAAGAGGAGCGATGTACACCGGTGCGATGCCGTAACTGCTCACGACGATACCTGAGATGAATCCTCGGTGCTGGGGGTGGAACCACTTGACGGCTGCCGGGGTCGGTGCAGCATACCCAAAGCCCATGGCTAAGCCAAAGAGAATGCCAAAGAAGAACGCAAGGCCAAGAGCGGTGAGGTAGAAAGAGGCACCAAGGAAGCTCACTCCTGCAAGAAGCGCAGAGAGCCAGAGGGCCATGCGTGGACCCTTTTTGTCCTGAAGTCGACCTGCGGGAATCATAGAGAGGGCAAAGAGTATAGAGGCGAGCATGTAAGGAATCTGCGTTTGGGTTGCGCTCCAGCCAAAGTTTTTCACGAGGGCCGAGGCAATGATGCCCCAGGCGTAGAGGAATCCAAGAGTCAGGTTGACGCCCAGCCCCGCAAAAACAACGGCCCAGGCGCGAAGGCTCAGAGTCATGGGCCCTCCTCCCTTCGAGAGAGGTGCTCGAGGATAGATACAATGCCTATTCCTATCCCGGCAAGTAGCGCATTAAAAGGGAAGAGTCCGAGGTAACTTCCGGTGAGGTCCCGCAGGACTCCTGAAACAAAGGTTCCTGCAAGAGCTCCTACACCGTAAGCGGTGAAAACGACTCCGTAGTTTTGGGCGTACGTTTCTGGGCCGAAGAGAGCATACGTGGTTGTTGGAGCCATAGCAAGCCAGGCTCCAAGGTTCATCCAAAGCACGGCAAAAGCAAGGGCATACGTCACAGAATGAGGATAGGCAAAAAAGAGGAGGGAGGCAAGGGCAACGGAGGAGTACGAGACGAAAGCTCCTCTTTTGAAACCCTTTCGATCCACGAGGTAGCCAAAGAGTGGTCGCCCAACACCATTGAATACGGCAAAGATGGACACACTCAGAGCCGCAGTCTGGTAAGGTAGTCCAATGGTCTCTTGGGCGATGGGTCCGGTAATGCTTATAGCGGAAAGGTCGATGAAGGTTCCGATGAAGAAGCTCGTCCAGAGAGCCCAGAACTTTCCCTGACGCAAGAGATTCGTGCGGGGGGAAGGGGCGGTGTTTTGGAAACCTGTGCTTTTTGATTCGTGGAAACGCAAAAGGAGAGAGATTGGCACGGTTGCGGCAAGGAACACCCAGCCAAGGACACGAAAGGCAAAAAGAGGCCCGGCCATTTCTACAAATCTTCGGGCCAGAGGAGCGGTCACAAGGGGAGAGAGGCCAAAGCCAACGACTGTACTCCCCAGAGCAAGCCCGGGATTCTCGGGGAACCAGCTCACCGAGACCGCAAGAGGGACTCCATAGGCAATCCCAACACCTGCTCCGCAGAGGACGCCGTAGAAGAGCACAAGACCAAGGTACGATCGGGAAAGCCCCGCACCAATCCATCCGGTGCTCGTCGCAACACTCCCAAGGAGTGCTACGACTCTTGGAGAGAGCCTCCTGAGGAGCCTCCCTCCTAAAGGCATGAAGAGCGCGTAGAAGAAGAGCGCCAGCATGTACGGAAGTCCGCTGAGAGTAGCTCCTACTCGGAAGGTCTCTTCAATCGGTTTTCGGAAGACGCTATAGGAGTACACGGTTCCAAGGCAAAGGAGAAGCCCAATGCCGAGGATCACATATCCGATA is from Candidatus Caldatribacterium sp. and encodes:
- a CDS encoding DUF2284 domain-containing protein — protein: MDSEGLGKFLASFLSGKVRDFVLLDPREVVTGEWVRLKCQYGCDGFNLCLTCPPYSPKPSETRKILDSYHLAVLLWQPETWQDLRRTCAELERELFLSGYYKAFAMPSGPCELCDPCPRTYPCRHPELARPSMEACGIDVYATVRKLGFPIEVVRSFECRANYYGLVLVE
- a CDS encoding OFA family MFS transporter — encoded protein: MKRIGYVILGIGLLLCLGTVYSYSVFRKPIEETFRVGATLSGLPYMLALFFYALFMPLGGRLLRRLSPRVVALLGSVATSTGWIGAGLSRSYLGLVLFYGVLCGAGVGIAYGVPLAVSVSWFPENPGLALGSTVVGFGLSPLVTAPLARRFVEMAGPLFAFRVLGWVFLAATVPISLLLRFHESKSTGFQNTAPSPRTNLLRQGKFWALWTSFFIGTFIDLSAISITGPIAQETIGLPYQTAALSVSIFAVFNGVGRPLFGYLVDRKGFKRGAFVSYSSVALASLLFFAYPHSVTYALAFAVLWMNLGAWLAMAPTTTYALFGPETYAQNYGVVFTAYGVGALAGTFVSGVLRDLTGSYLGLFPFNALLAGIGIGIVSILEHLSRREEGP